CTTAGCCCTAATCCAATCCAAGCTCCCATCTTTCAAATCCTCTTCTGCTCAGCCACCAGCTCCATCAGAGCAAGTCTCGGCGATCGTCGATGAGCTCTCGGGTCTCACTCTCCTCGAGGTCTCGGACCTCGTCGAAGCTCTTCGCGATAGATTGGGGACCACTGAGATGCCGCCGacgatgatggtgatgatgccAGGGATGGTCCCTGGAGGACTGAAGGGGAAGGGCGGTGGTGCGGCGaagaaggtggaggagaagGCGGAGAAGACCGTACTCGATGTGAAGCTCGAAGGGTTCGATGCCGCGGCCAAGATCAAGGTAATCAAGGAAGTGAGAAAGGCGTGACTAAGGAGGAGGCCGAGTCGATTATTGCTAAGATGAAGGAGGTTGGCGCCAAAGTTTCAATGGAATGAGGTAATGTTGTAATGTAATGTAGTCTTGCCTTTTCTGTAAATTTCTGTGTTTTTGTATGTTGGTATGTGAAATGTGATTGAATTGGTTTCGTAAAAATGTTGGTGTTAACTTATGCTTGATATGTTTTTTGGAGATCAGTGGTGCTAAGATATTAATGCTTGAATGAAAGAGTTCTTAGAGATTATGGATAGTGTGTAGTAGTACGGTTTCCagacttttaatattttttctccttttttgttattatactaaaaaaacCATCCTTAAttcataataattaaaataagaaaagaaatgttTGGTTTcagaaaaaatcaacaaaatattaaattttgagtgtttcttttatttattattatttttttaacattttttttaattttttatcttacttacatgaatttaattttttgagaatttggaGAAGAattgagaccaaaaaaaaaaaaattagggagaGCGACTctatgaattaactcaaaaaataGAGTCCTACTATGTAATTTAAATTCAAGTGTTTGCCCACTTACCATCCAGAAAAGGAagcaaaccaaaacaaatgacAATAATTTCTCAATAAAATGCAGAATTTCACACactgataattttttttcatgaccATACTTATCCGTTTAGGAAGCAATGCCACTTTTAATCATGTCGTGAGATACTGGAATTTGCCGAGCCCATTGAGAATGCCTTGTCCATCTAATTTGCCAAACATAGAACCAATGCCACTCTCACTATCTAAAGTTGAGGACTGATCTTCACACTGGTCACaactattttgtttgtgatCTGAATTTGTAATATACAAATACTTTCTACTTGGCAACCGCAATCCCCATTGAACCACAGAGATCTGCCGCACCAAAGACCTCTCAGATTCTTTTTTATCTGGCAGAATAGAACGACGAAGTAACGGCCAGCCGGGTTTTGATTCTGCTAATTCTTTTATCAACACAGAAATTGAACTAGACGCTGCTTCTTCCTTCTGTGCTGGCATTATAGCCAAAGAATTGTCTTGGAATACCTGTCTAATCAAGAATGGAATTTTCATTACTGAGGTGCAATGGATAATGATGTTTATGGCAACAGAGGACAGACAGGGATGTAAGTGAATCTTGATTGGTAGTGATCATCTTCTCTTCCTattcaaagaaaattttgttttccgtATTCATATGGCCAAAAACAGTGTGAAGCAACTCTTCTggccttctttttcttctgcaGATTAGGGTTTTAAGCGTGAAAATGTTGGAATTGAGTAGAGAAAGCCATAGAGAAATGAGAAGAAGGATGTTAACTTTTAAATTGATTTAGATGATTGTTCCCTAAACATGTAATGGGCAGGGGGGTACTAGACAGTCAGTGGAAATTGGGCAATTACAACGTCATTAACTTGCATTTCAATTGTTGAGTTGCACTAATGATCTGCATGCTCCATCTAGTATGAAATAGACTGCTTCTCATATGGCAACCGGCAGAAAATACATGTCAGTTATTTTAAACCTGGACGATATGTTTAGATGTATCACATAAACAGCCTAATGTTCCAAGGCAACAATGTTAAACATTTATTATCAATGCAATGTTACTGAACTACTATACTGGTAAAATAATGCTTGACAATTTCAATACCTGatctttggtttttatttttggtttagacTTGCTGGGGGTAATGAGGACGAAGAACAAGAAGTGCGAGGCTTTCTTGTATGGATTGTCAACATCAAGGGCGGCTGATGTTAATGCATCTCACTTGAATTACTTTTGGCAAGTTATAGAGATTAGTTTAGGTTTCTTCATAGTGCAGGCATTCTTTGTTATAACAGCtttccttattttctttaaCTTGCAAGAAATGCATTCAAGCAAAGTTACACTCAGTTGTCCCTACCTTGCTTCTCTTTTGagtaaaaatttctttttgactCTTAAGACCTATTGTGAAACTAGTTTTTGAGGATGAATTCATTCATCTCATGGACTATTTAAGAATTGTACCCTGCATCTATTTCCAGTGGCTTGTTTCTGCTGCCAGAAATAACCTCACCACTTGACATACCTGAATAAAAGGATGCCTAAAAGCTTGAAGAGGACTGGAATgggtgtgtttttgtgtgtatgGGCTGTCTCATTGCCTGTTTATCTTCTAATGAACTATTGTTCATTACCGCCTCTTGAAGTTACATGTTTTTGGTCTAAATCTTATGTGAGTTAAGTACGGGTGATGCCACCCCACTCGGCCAAGTCAATAATTATTTGTTCAGATTAAAGTCCTTTAGTCACTAGAGGATGAAGGTCTTGGTTGTGCCATTTTTTAATGTGACTCACGCAAACTGTACTTGACCGTTTGATTAGGGTTGTGGTGGCTTGAAGTCAGTATTAGTGCATTGGTTTAATGTTTTCCTTTGCCACTTAAGACTGCAGGGACTTTTTGGGCACACGAATAAAtgttaaggactaaaatgaaacaTTTGTAAAAATAACATACCATTCTGAAATTTGGGGCAAGGTTGAGTACCATAAGTGTAATTTAAACTTTCAAGTTTCTACTCAAGCGTCTTCTTTCAAATTATAGTGTGAAACAATTTAATGTTTCATGCTAATTGATTGTAATATGTGGTGCAAAGAAATCCGCAAATACTAGAAAAAGTACCAAGTTTCTAACTAGGAAGCTCCCAAAGTTCCCATTCCTGAGGCTAAACtataaatgttatgcatttttggaaaaatcttGATGGATTTTAGGATGGTTGACATGTAATGTAATATGGATAGtatgatttgtatttttttttttttttttttggtagtttgaATAAATTGTGAGAATAACTAgtatccacagcagtggagctattttaacttttaacacaataaaataatataaacactacaataaaataacatttcaTTCAACCCCTAacacaccaccacaaccaccatcaaACTCATAAAAATCACTGCACAACCACAACCCCGCTGTGCCCATCAAAACCagtgaagaaaaacaaaaaaagaaagcaaaaaaatcaacacagcCAAATTGAAACACAAGCACAACCTAATCCCAACCGTCTGATCTGGACTCTAATCGGAGTTCTTTTTATATGTCTGGAGGTGATGATCAAATGGGCCGCAGCCCAGCCCAGACTCGTACCAGTACGCAATCCGTCAATGGTGATAATTGTGGTGGTGCTGATCGCCGCTCTTTTCTTCATGGGCTTTTTCTCGATCTATATCCGCCACTACTCTTAAGGCCTGGCCAATTCGAACAGCGTCCGAATGAGAGGCCTCTCTCGACGCGCGACCGCAGCTGGACTCGTGCAGATTGGTGATGGATctgtggaggaagaaagaagggTTTGGAGGAACAAAGAAGAGATGGAGAGGCAATGAGGAGAGAGAGACGGAGAAAGGAgaatgaaagaatgaaaaataaaaaaagtagtgtgaacatagaataaaaaattatttttctttttagctttcaaatagatgtgcactatagcaaaaaggtaaaaaattttaaatatagcTCCACTGTTACAGcccttttttttgtgttttggtgtagcTAAAATAGCAATATAACTATTTAGTTACATTGCTGCAAACGCTCACGGGGGATCTTTCATGAAGAGTACAAAAGTTCTTTTGtaaataaaactcttttttggggtacaaaaataaaactttttaaacaTTTGGAAAAATGATTAACTTTTAGTATTGTTCACATCcactattatataaatatattaatccTATTCTATGAAAATGTAGAATCTAGGCTATCTAGCAATGAGGAGTTCACCATGTCATATCCTATTCTTTCATTTCTATGCGGAGATGGGTCTTAACATGGATGattgatgtgacaatttttGGTTGGCAGGCAGCTGAGACAGTTTTGGTTTTACATTTTAGACAGAAAAATATGACAGGAAGGACAAACCTATCTTCAAGGTGATTCCACTGCCAGGTGGTCTATCCtgttctttcatttctttgttgTGCTTGACAGTACAAAATAGGCATGAGAAATGCTGTTTATGATCGGTCTGGAAAAACTTACGTaacttgtaatatttatttatctttatatttaagTGATTTTAAAGGATGTGTTTTTGATCAAGTATTAATCCTTAGTTTCGGTTAAAAATAGCAACTCTCTTCCTCTAGTTTTTGATTTATAGAATGCTGCTTTTTACATCTGAAGAAGGCTATGGTAATGCATAGCTCCCTAGTCCTGGATTTATACTAGGATGCATATCTGGATGTTGTTATTGAGAGCTGCAGATGCTATAGGGCCCCCACAGTAGAAAAAGGCCATCACTTAGTGCTGGTCCCTCAAGGTGGGTTGGGTGGTGGCAAAGGCCCCAGTCATGGTTTTGTTAGATTTTCTGTTGCATAGTTAGTGAGTGGCATATAGTGCActgaaaaattgattttcaaatgCCAACAAGCTCTGCTATGCAGATGCTAGAAACCCCAAGTCTGGTCCCTCATGGTGGGTGGTGGCAAAGGCCCCAGTCATGGTTATAATAGATTTTCTGTTGCATAGTTAGTGAGTGACCAATAGTGCATTGAAAAATTGATTGTcatggacaaagtttggctccaATCCATATTGGAGctatattttgattattttccaATACTTTATGTAGTGATTTGTAAGATTAttcatgtgtattatttaaaagagtcacatgactcattaaaaaaattatgtaactAAAAATACACATAAATGGTCTTTTCAATTGTCACATAGTAGGTTAGAGGGAAATAACTCCAAACCGAGCTAGAGCCAAACTTTTTTCCAATTGTCAAATGCCAATAGACAAAAGGGTACAGAGACTTTTACTAATTGTTGTGTTTTGCACTTGCgcatcttttttttctctctttcattttccACTTAAATTTGGAGGGAAAAAAAgtctttttgttaaaaaaaaaaaaaaaaaaattatacttgcCTTTTTTCAGATAAACTCCAACAGACTATCTTTCTCTATTCCATTGAAATATTAATTCATCATCATTTCTGCATTCTTTCCCAATGGACACAaacacccaattagagagaaattatttgatttggattaataaaataatgggtTAGAGAGCTGCCGTGCTCTCCAGGTGTGTAGAGTCACTATAGatctcttccccccccccccccttctttttaattttccaaaaagcaCCCAAGTAGAGAGGCTATTGGAGAGAGATCTAGCAGTGTGTTGGAGATGCTTTGAGCATACCTAcaggttttcttttatttagtgCCAGTAATGCAAGTTGACGATGCAATAAAGATTTATGATGCTGCTAGTAAATTCTACCAATACAGCCTCCACGGGAATTTTGTACGAGAGGTTTGGCTATAAAGTGGGAGTAATGCTacatacaccaaaaaaaaattgacatcaaTTTTTTACTCCAATTGAGTTGCTAAGTTTTTTCTGGTTCTCATATGAGTTCACCACTGACATCACTTATTACCTATCACTAACATTCTGCCACATCAACATGTGTCAAACTATTTGTACCTCTAGACTTTCTCATAAAGAGGTCTATGATACCATTACTCTGTTTGTAATGGCAATGCCAAGGTATCAAGCATTTTTCAAGAAGCATTAGTTTCAGGGTCTAACAAGGTCTGAAGATATTGTCATTAAGTCAAACAGGTCTGTTTCCggttaatattatttataaggATGCAGTATATTAGATTCCATCGTCAAATCAATTCAACTGTAAATCAGCCTGGGAAGATGCAATTCGAGTTGAATGGCAGCAAGTGGAAAGGTGGCAACTAATTTGGTTTTTCTGACGTTACTTCTGGGCATGCATTTGTGACTTGGTTTAGCTTGAATCCAATAACCACATTTTCTTTGAATTTCCCTTAACTATTAGAGTGTGGTTGCAAGTGTTCAAATTTGTGCCACTAAAAAGATTAGTTAGTTCTTCAGCTGGGATGATGTCGTGGATTGGGATGTCCATGATTTGGAAGATGTTTTGCAGGCTTAAATCTTGTTTTTATGCTGCCATTGTGCTGCATGTGAATGTTCAGTCTTTGTTCTCAATATAAATTGCTCATTTatccgaaaaaaagaaaagaaaagaaaacatgcACTATTCTTCAGTAAAACTCAGATCTGAGAATGGTATAAGAGTAAATTGAAATAGATTGTTGTCATCTCTGACATTTTGCtgcaaagaaaacaagatttcCTACGACTTCCCTTTcccaacaaaggaaaaaaaaaaaaagaagtcatttGTCAACTGTCAAACAATCATGGAAGACAATTGACTTCATATATGACCACAAAGCATGGAAGCACAGCCCTTGGATTTAAAACCATAAGCTTCTCCGAGCCATTTGAGTCATCTTCATTTGATGCCACCACAGAATCAAACCGACCATCTTCCCCAATATCCATGAGCTCATGTCTATGGTAACCACCAACACGCCCTGCAATTACTCTGCATAAAATGATAGCCCTCCTTGCACATATCCTTTTGGCAACATAATCATTTGTCACCTTCTCATGTGCCTTCCAACTGTTCTCATGGACTAATTCTGGTGCATCTTCAACCGTAAAGCTGAAACGGATCATTCTGCATACCCCACAACATTTCTTGTCACAAATGCTTGAATCTCCATCAGTTCCTAGAGAACAAGTTATAAGGGCACCTTGGAACCTTAGGAGTTCATTCCCATCAACAATCAGTCTCTCCATTAGCTGACTATCACATGAATTTGCAGCATTGAGTTTCACTTTGTTTCTAAACTCTTCAAACTTGTTTAGAACACTTTCACTGTGATTAACCTTCAACACCTTCTGGACTGTGAGGCCTATCTCCTTAGGCCATCCCGATCGGAATATGGTTTCCACAATACCTATTGAGGAATCTCCTTCTATGAGTTGTGTGACTCCTTTGACAAGTTTGCCAGCTCTTGATGTGGAACGAGAAAGAGGAGAGGCTGGAGGTGATGGTGTGTTTGTGTTAGACTGAgttgaagatgatgaagaatGTGAATTTTCATGGGGGTctagttttttctttgattttgaatgcaCTTTCTCAAAGCGTGGATGGGAAACATTTGGctttggtttttctttctgtGGGGAGGTTGTGCATGGCTTAGGCTTGAAACACCTTATGGTTGCGCTGGGATGGCATACTAGAGCTGCCAAAGAAGCTGCTATTAGGCATCTTTCTACCATGGGTGGTTTTGTGAGAGTGATTTTTCTTACAGaactccattaaaaaaataaagtttccGAGGTTTTGGTCCCATATTTACCTAATCTTTAATGCAGTGCatctaaatttgaaaatttacatATTTGAAAGAGCTTAAATTATGGGAAAATTATGGGGAAATTTACATATTTGTCTCGGTGCCAACTGCCAAATCTTGTAGAGTAAATGTTGGGATTTAATTAATGTAGgcataaatttgattttagtCAAATGGGCTTTATCTGGGCTAGAGATGgactctgtttttttttttttggggggggggggggtttgacttattgtaaaaattattattattattttattatttcactttaaaaaaaatttaaaccgTGTTCTTTTTGGTAAGGaggagaaaataaatatatcgttgtttctttttggtaaggaggagaaaataaatatatcGTTGTTCAAGTgcttttttaaagagaaaatctTAATTAGTGCAAATACTATATGAAGGGGTTGTTATAATCGATGGCTTACACTTCACATAACCATTTGATAGAGATCATAGGTTATTTAAAGGTTAGAATAAGgatccctcttttttttctttttttctcatgggaaGGGACCTCTTTTAATTAATAtacaataaatattttagaaaaaaaaaaactaattcaaaatgatgttaaaactttctgCACATGAATTCTAGTTAGGTCAACTTATAAAGTTTcttatagttaaataaaaaatctgagaTTCGTTCTCTACTTATActaaaaaaccaattaatattttgatgtaAGGATAAAAGACATTATCTTCTTATActaaaaaaccaattaatattttgatgtaaggataaaaaacaattatcaaaagCAAACATAATAACAAACATCATAGCAAAACTTTCTGCACAATTTTCGCAAAATGCAAAAGTGGAAGACTGCGTAATTAAAGGATACGTATAATTGATGCATGTCACGTGTATTGCTCTCTCTACTACGTGGCCTTCTTGGCTGCTTAAGACTAAGCAATTTGCTGTGTAACTAATCGCTTCATTTTCTCAACTCACACAAGAATATTAAAACACCCCTCTACCACAAATTAACActagcatcttttttttttctctcttttgctgTGAAGTTAATTAAGCAGACAAAAAACATGGGCTCACAGACCTTCATAGAAGTGTTGCTGGCCATTCTTCTTCCACCAGTGGGTGTTTTTCTTCGCTATGGCTGTGGGGTATGTAATTCTTTATCGCTTGTaagattgtgctttgtatgtgACTGgttcagtttttaaaactataataTTGAGTTTAAAAATGCAGGTGGAGTTTTGGATCGATTTAGTGCTCACGCTGTTGGGTTACATCCCAGGAATTATATATGCAGTTTACGTGATAGTTCGATGATCATGTCCCTTTGAATCAGATCAGCCTACATCTTAATCTGTTCATGCGAtggtctttctttctttctttctttcttaccaTTGGAGTTTTTAAccctttgtttcttgttttttaaattcttttgttACTTTTATGGCATGGCATAGTATAATGTCTCTtccatttttcatttatattggATCACATTGGTGggattatttataattaaatccaaaactatttaattttatttatagacGGTAGAGATTGACAATTCGATATATATTGTTCAAGTGTATTATCAACATTGATGGAtatcttatccaaaaaaaagaacattaatGGATATCAATATCATCCTTATACCTTATTATTTGTACCATTTAGGCTTcgcttgggagttcataagggaatggaatggaatgatcataagagaatggaaatgaatggaatggaatgaaatgtatttaagtaagggaaaggaatggaatagaatgaaattaagtaaccttgattagatgttttaaaataaaggaatggaaaggaatgaaaatgaatggaatgtaagtaatcttgtttgggagcaacatggagggaatggaatggaatcattttatgacaatattacttttagactcttattttaaaataaagaattgaatatacggggtattttgggagttttagtaaaaaaatcattaaatctaatttcattctctcccatttctcccaatttcggggggaatgaaaatttgagattttaagggaatagagatgaatgagtgttccctcctacccatttcattctctcctacttaaactcccaaataagggaatATGCTTtacattccctccattaaaactctcaaacaagagaagggaagaatattctaaaatgattcttttcattcatttccattccattccattccctcctcccaagcgGAGCTTAGGGTGATGCATGCATTTCAACCCACCAACCCCAATGAATCCGAATTAATCTACCTAATGAGACGCCTTGGAATTTTTCATtgagcttcttttctttttccttttttaagttTGGGTCGGGCTTCATGCTAAGTAGTAATTCAACCCAATTCATATTATATCAATAGTTAAATTTATATGGATTTTAAATTCGTTACATAGCAAACTACaattcatttttataatataataggTTGGAAGGTGAGGCTGtggattaaaaatatattatggtTTTTGTAGTTaatcaataacaaaattattagttaattttttaagtCTTAGTTTAAATTTGTTACTTTGATCTGTATTGGTTAACTGGACTTATTGTGTGAAttgtaattattaattgaattattattagttaattttttaagtCTTAGTTTAAATTTGTTACTTTGATCTGTATTGGTTAACTGGACTTACTGTGTGAAttgtaattattaattgaattataggtctaaataatgaatgaaagtcaattttttattaggtaCAAAATTGCCTCAACCCGATGACCCAATATAACCCAATTCAAACCTACAGGTTAGTTTGTAGAGTTActatgaggtttttttttttttttaagaaaaaggttTACTATGAGTTAGGTGAGGATTTCTTAACCCAATGAGGTTAGGTTGAGTTGAAAAGTATCTCAAATTTGACTTAACCCAATCTATACACACCACTAATACTATTTATAAGATACAAATACCTAGTTTGAATATACAACTtattcatttgaaaaataagagataaaaattacataaaaaatttagaatttatattttatatatatatatatatatataaccgaaacctctgAACCTCttacaatttttcacgtcagcacaatatttaaataaaattatttttgtttaatccaaacttaataaggagtaAAACTCCatttctctaacaagtccaacttaaattcaaactcatcattatcattttttttaaataaaattatttttgtttaatccaaacttaacaatcaaaataataataatcccttaaattaaaatttgataggttttttaaaagaaaaattagaaagggataatgataagttaatgaataataatcataacctaaaaaataaaactaggcaaaaaaaattaatgaattttgtagggAAAAAGTATTGAATAATTTCATGATGGTTTTCATTCCAAATTATAtagatttgataaatttcaaattataatgttgccaaaaatgaaaaccttgggagatttaaaaaatatagtggttgagaatttgaaaaatatagttgctagaaatgaataaaagaaaaaataatttacccaatacttgatttcttgaaagtaaagtaccatacaaaaaaaaaaaaataaagacaaatcaCTCCAtagtccacactctaaatattaattactattttaaatatttataatccacttaataatataaaatttacaaaaaaaaaaaagttaacaaaaaaaattacccagtacttgatttcttgaaagtaaagcactatacaaaaagaaaaaaaaaagataaagataaatcactccacagtccacaatctaaatactaattattatcttaaatatttgtaatccacttaataatataaaaatttacaaaaaaagagtcaaaaaaaaaaaatttatctaatacttgatttcttgaaagaaAAGTAtcatacaaaaactaaaaagtttagaataaatgaacataaaaaaaaatatatggacaatttacattttctacttaatcacattattattttaaagaattaaaaaagtataagaataattatcaataatatttaaattatgtaaggacacgatttgtaacgacccgaaataatattgggttcgcacgtaaaaaggcccaaacaatatcatttatagagcgtgagtttgaaaggttaggccttagtcaccagacggtgggtttttcgtggtgtttgtacataattaaatcgtgttcgccctaggagtctttctcctagaggcgggctgggaggctctggtttttggccatttttcccaacccttttcttggtgcattaaccttcacattatatagccttttttggtttgatcttagccctccacttgttggtcaggcaggtgcctacttctgtacccgtcccatcaaCTATCCCTCCttgctttctgttagttgcgatgatcgaagtcaccctgtccaggcgtcttttctcattaacatggtcaggacgctggcgggtgcatttaatgcggagggaaCGTATTTACCCTGAACCAATTTTGCACTGTACCCCtatgtgggtcccattctactcgcatctccttcagggggctttttgggggcgTCCTTCATCGAGACATTGCTCTTCCCCTtgaagtcctggagtgccgaggacagggtcgtccTCGGCTATTCCCCTCGACACTTCGGCCGTtccccattcgtcctcggcacataccctcctcggcacgggccccaAGCCCTAATAGAGCGTGGGTTGGACCATAAGTTCCCTGACCCCACAAATTATATAGGTAAGAATTATACTATAca
The DNA window shown above is from Quercus lobata isolate SW786 chromosome 7, ValleyOak3.0 Primary Assembly, whole genome shotgun sequence and carries:
- the LOC115951211 gene encoding low temperature-induced protein lt101.2-like, yielding MGSQTFIEVLLAILLPPVGVFLRYGCGVEFWIDLVLTLLGYIPGIIYAVYVIVR
- the LOC115952191 gene encoding uncharacterized protein LOC115952191 gives rise to the protein MVERCLIAASLAALVCHPSATIRCFKPKPCTTSPQKEKPKPNVSHPRFEKVHSKSKKKLDPHENSHSSSSSTQSNTNTPSPPASPLSRSTSRAGKLVKGVTQLIEGDSSIGIVETIFRSGWPKEIGLTVQKVLKVNHSESVLNKFEEFRNKVKLNAANSCDSQLMERLIVDGNELLRFQGALITCSLGTDGDSSICDKKCCGVCRMIRFSFTVEDAPELVHENSWKAHEKVTNDYVAKRICARRAIILCRVIAGRVGGYHRHELMDIGEDGRFDSVVASNEDDSNGSEKLMVLNPRAVLPCFVVIYEVNCLP